One genomic segment of Paenibacillus sp. FSL H8-0332 includes these proteins:
- a CDS encoding extracellular solute-binding protein, producing the protein MLKWKRSLSVLAMTAILGTLAACGGGGNKVNNAGGATEAPASTNAAATAAATEAPSTNEPVKLRIMWWGSQPRHEATLAALELYTKNNPNVTFEPEYSGMDGYLDKLSTQAAANNAPDVVQLDPGWMPDWMARQQLADLAPEVDVSKFDTKLLAGGQLDSKQYAVPLGSVAFGMVYDKAAMDKLGIANPANGWTWDEFFALAKESKSKLPKGQYFTLDYAGNYFMYSAYQYAKGKGQVITNEGHFNVDEATYLDWTRKFEELRKEGLVPPADVNASDKENDPQMDLLAAGKVLFRYSFSNNLGTWDSIKPGAYALVTMPRAEEAGGWLKPSMYMAVSKNSKHAEEAKKFINWFVNDAEAANITQTFRGLPANKDNAALLEANMSDLDKVGLALLRATEPDGQTWSAGAGGWTNFIDKDWVLVRDQLSFGKSTPEEAFKQLKEASLSYEK; encoded by the coding sequence ATGTTAAAATGGAAGCGTTCTCTTTCGGTCCTGGCGATGACAGCGATATTAGGTACACTGGCTGCCTGCGGCGGCGGAGGGAATAAAGTAAACAATGCAGGAGGGGCTACAGAAGCACCTGCCAGCACGAATGCTGCTGCGACGGCTGCTGCAACTGAAGCGCCAAGCACCAATGAGCCGGTCAAGCTGCGGATTATGTGGTGGGGCTCACAGCCGCGTCACGAAGCTACCTTGGCGGCCCTGGAATTGTACACGAAGAATAATCCGAACGTAACCTTCGAGCCGGAGTATTCCGGTATGGACGGTTATCTGGACAAATTATCCACGCAGGCTGCAGCCAACAATGCACCCGATGTTGTTCAGCTTGACCCGGGCTGGATGCCGGACTGGATGGCCCGCCAGCAACTGGCTGACCTGGCTCCTGAGGTAGATGTGAGCAAATTCGATACGAAGCTGCTGGCAGGCGGCCAATTGGACAGTAAGCAGTACGCTGTTCCACTCGGCTCTGTAGCCTTCGGTATGGTATATGATAAAGCGGCTATGGATAAGCTGGGGATTGCGAATCCGGCTAACGGCTGGACCTGGGATGAGTTCTTCGCCTTAGCGAAGGAATCCAAGTCCAAGCTGCCGAAGGGACAGTATTTCACCCTCGACTATGCAGGTAACTATTTCATGTACTCGGCGTATCAGTATGCCAAAGGCAAAGGGCAGGTTATCACGAATGAGGGTCATTTCAACGTGGATGAAGCCACGTATCTGGACTGGACCCGTAAATTCGAAGAGCTGCGTAAGGAAGGCCTGGTTCCTCCGGCGGATGTGAATGCCTCCGATAAGGAAAATGATCCGCAAATGGATCTGCTCGCAGCAGGCAAGGTGCTGTTCCGTTACAGCTTCTCCAACAATCTGGGAACCTGGGACAGCATTAAGCCAGGAGCCTACGCACTTGTAACCATGCCGCGTGCCGAAGAGGCCGGAGGCTGGCTGAAGCCGTCGATGTACATGGCGGTCTCCAAGAACTCCAAGCATGCTGAAGAAGCCAAGAAATTCATCAACTGGTTCGTGAATGATGCTGAAGCGGCCAATATTACCCAAACCTTCCGCGGTCTGCCGGCCAACAAGGATAATGCGGCCCTGCTGGAAGCGAACATGAGCGATCTGGATAAGGTAGGCTTGGCTCTGCTCCGTGCTACGGAGCCGGATGGCCAGACCTGGTCGGCCGGAGCCGGCGGCTGGACGAACTTCATCGACAAGGACTGGGTACTTGTCCGCGACCAGCTCAGCTTCGGCAAGTCTACACCAGAAGAGGCGTTCAAGCAGCTGAAGGAAGCCTCGCTATCCTACGAGAAATAA
- a CDS encoding Gfo/Idh/MocA family oxidoreductase, translating into MPVNFSIIGGAGFRAQYYLRIARVLPELFQIGGLVVRDRAQGQEIEAAWGVQTYRSLDELLQNEDPDFAVVSVSGGAAMNYLYRLAEMGLPALTETPPASSLAELEQLHKELTVHGAWIQVAEQYPYHPVQEARISLIRSGRLGRITETTVSVSHLYHGASLIRRMLGIGFEEAVIRGMRFNSSWVGGPTRSGPPAEDKLIPLQRDLAWLDFGDRLGIYDFTKDQHRSWTRSNHLNVRGERGEIFDNRVLIQQDNLVPLQMELKRINRGEQENAEGYYLQGIICGEQWLYNNPFTPARLYDDELAIASCLDKMALYAAGGPAFYGLEEASQDVYLGRMIEKAIESGEAVRTERMCWAEGK; encoded by the coding sequence ATGCCCGTTAACTTCAGTATTATCGGCGGAGCCGGATTCCGCGCACAGTATTATTTACGAATTGCCAGGGTCTTGCCGGAATTGTTCCAGATTGGCGGCCTTGTGGTCAGGGACCGGGCCCAGGGACAGGAGATAGAAGCGGCGTGGGGTGTTCAGACATACCGTTCCCTTGACGAGCTGCTGCAGAATGAGGACCCGGATTTCGCAGTAGTCTCCGTCAGCGGCGGGGCGGCAATGAACTATTTGTACCGGCTGGCCGAGATGGGCCTTCCGGCGCTGACGGAGACACCGCCTGCCTCCAGTCTGGCAGAGCTGGAGCAGCTGCATAAGGAGCTGACCGTACACGGGGCCTGGATACAAGTTGCAGAGCAGTACCCGTACCATCCAGTTCAAGAGGCGCGGATATCGCTGATCCGCTCTGGCAGGCTGGGCAGAATCACCGAGACGACAGTCTCGGTATCCCATCTGTATCATGGGGCAAGCCTGATCCGCAGGATGCTCGGCATCGGGTTCGAGGAAGCGGTCATCCGGGGGATGCGGTTCAACTCCAGTTGGGTTGGCGGCCCTACCCGCAGCGGCCCTCCGGCTGAAGACAAGCTGATCCCTCTCCAAAGAGACTTGGCCTGGCTGGATTTCGGAGACCGGCTGGGCATTTACGATTTCACCAAGGATCAGCACCGCTCCTGGACCCGCTCGAATCATCTTAACGTGCGCGGAGAACGCGGAGAGATCTTCGACAACCGGGTGCTGATCCAGCAGGATAACCTGGTGCCTCTGCAAATGGAGCTGAAGCGCATTAACAGAGGAGAGCAGGAGAATGCTGAAGGCTATTATCTTCAGGGGATTATTTGTGGAGAGCAATGGCTGTATAACAACCCGTTCACCCCGGCTCGGCTGTACGATGACGAGCTCGCCATTGCGTCCTGTCTGGACAAGATGGCCCTCTATGCTGCTGGTGGCCCCGCCTTCTACGGACTGGAGGAAGCCTCGCAGGATGTATACCTCGGCCGGATGATTGAGAAGGCCATTGAGTCCGGCGAAGCCGTAAGAACAGAGCGGATGTGCTGGGCGGAGGGGAAGTAG
- a CDS encoding sensor histidine kinase yields MTNPFKKYRIDRLFFHSFAIIIILVIAVTAWTSYSNSSKALVQTTSHYQQRLLDELNNEITTRLDMIEQISLSTSRDNELTTFLSNKQDDFERYRKRISVESALGNLTYAIPLIQGIDLYMDQPMPSSGQSYIQFRNILDLDKQSWSRNLVKSDFAWSGEYSIPSVQGDIPVLSFARKIMNENDYLGVLVVHIKAKEIRALLTGNSTGSNRIMADSAGKQILSIGETLEQKEWSKWIDLKSNKSGYVHIPGDKDSGNTLLVYSRMDNSIWTLIEFTSWKQITASSLELAEWIGLIGIGAILLVLLLTHYLSRQFSKPIKQLVSAMKVYSVGGHKEELPSDYENEFGYLFSGYRKQTERIEELYLSLERRYEQQRKAEIEALQANINPHFLYNMLDQLNWMAIEAGQDELSRILELMGQMFRIGLSNGASFIMVSEELQHIQCYLEIQQLRWGDGLEYTIEVEPGLQEAYLPKLTLQPFVENSIVHGFNKQRSGHVSIRLTKVEETLQIRIDDNGAGLKQPEARPQRRHTGGYGIRNVRERIAGYFGNDYGVTLKEREEGGTRVEIVLPLLTEAPAQILTASLAAKEG; encoded by the coding sequence TTGACCAATCCTTTTAAAAAGTACAGGATCGACCGTCTGTTTTTTCACAGCTTTGCCATTATAATTATTCTAGTGATAGCGGTAACGGCTTGGACCAGCTACAGCAATTCCTCCAAAGCCCTTGTGCAGACCACCTCCCACTATCAGCAGCGGCTGCTGGATGAATTGAACAATGAGATTACCACCCGGCTGGATATGATTGAGCAGATCTCCCTGTCCACCTCACGGGACAACGAGCTGACGACCTTTCTATCGAACAAGCAGGATGATTTCGAACGGTACCGCAAGCGTATAAGCGTTGAGAGTGCGCTTGGCAATCTGACCTACGCCATTCCGTTAATCCAGGGGATTGACCTCTACATGGATCAGCCGATGCCGAGCAGCGGGCAGAGCTATATTCAATTCCGCAATATTCTCGATCTGGATAAGCAGTCCTGGTCCAGGAATCTGGTGAAAAGCGATTTCGCCTGGTCGGGGGAATATTCCATTCCCAGTGTGCAGGGAGACATTCCGGTGCTTAGCTTCGCCCGGAAAATCATGAACGAGAACGACTATCTCGGTGTGCTGGTCGTTCATATTAAGGCCAAGGAGATCCGTGCGCTGCTAACCGGCAACTCCACCGGGTCGAACCGGATCATGGCGGACAGCGCCGGCAAGCAGATTCTGAGTATCGGGGAGACGCTGGAGCAGAAAGAGTGGTCTAAATGGATCGACCTCAAGAGCAACAAATCCGGTTATGTCCATATTCCCGGCGATAAGGACTCCGGTAATACGCTGCTGGTCTACTCGAGAATGGACAATTCCATCTGGACGCTGATTGAATTCACCTCTTGGAAGCAGATTACGGCAAGCAGTCTGGAGCTGGCGGAATGGATTGGGCTGATCGGGATTGGAGCGATTCTGCTGGTCTTGCTCCTGACACATTATCTGAGCCGGCAATTCTCCAAGCCGATTAAGCAGCTTGTAAGCGCTATGAAAGTGTATTCAGTCGGAGGGCACAAGGAGGAGCTGCCTAGCGACTATGAGAATGAATTCGGTTATCTATTCTCCGGCTACCGCAAGCAGACCGAGCGTATCGAGGAGCTGTACCTGTCGCTGGAGCGGCGGTACGAGCAGCAGCGCAAGGCGGAGATTGAGGCCTTACAGGCCAATATCAATCCCCATTTTCTCTACAATATGCTGGACCAGCTCAACTGGATGGCGATTGAAGCAGGACAGGATGAGCTGAGCCGGATTCTGGAGCTGATGGGCCAGATGTTCAGGATCGGCTTATCCAACGGGGCAAGCTTCATCATGGTATCGGAGGAATTGCAGCACATCCAGTGTTATCTCGAAATCCAGCAGCTCCGCTGGGGCGACGGCCTGGAGTACACCATCGAGGTGGAACCGGGGCTTCAGGAGGCCTATCTTCCCAAGCTGACCCTGCAGCCTTTTGTGGAGAATTCAATTGTACACGGCTTCAATAAGCAGCGCAGCGGACATGTCTCGATCCGCCTGACTAAGGTAGAGGAGACACTGCAGATTAGAATTGATGATAACGGGGCAGGCCTGAAGCAGCCGGAGGCGCGGCCCCAGAGACGGCATACCGGCGGCTATGGCATACGGAATGTGCGAGAGCGGATTGCCGGATATTTCGGAAATGACTACGGGGTTACGCTGAAGGAACGTGAAGAGGGAGGGACCCGGGTAGAGATTGTTCTGCCGCTGCTCACAGAGGCTCCGGCACAGATACTGACTGCTTCTCTCGCCGCGAAGGAAGGCTGA
- a CDS encoding HAMP domain-containing sensor histidine kinase: protein MIRGRDKGLWWYFVSMVFVIILFFVFILGVIAFLYYRLGNHTREHGNPFPPVLTMMLFSLVVGTTITIMVGKKILAPITDFSKAAKEIADGNFNIYLNESHRINEISEVAHHFNLMVQELRSIETLRNDFVVNVSHEFKTPIAAIEGYAMLLQEENLSKAEHDEYTGMIIESSRQLSNLSGNILKISKLENQEMLSELAEYPLDEQLRQALLLLESLWSAKQLNLDIELDEQRYYGNEELMMQVWLNVLGNAIKFTPEGGTISVTLHSDGEWISVVIADTGIGMTPKVRKHIFEKFYQGDPARAAGGNGLGLPLAARIISLSKGTIEVRSEPGQGSAFTIKLPGGGA from the coding sequence ATGATTCGGGGAAGAGACAAGGGGCTATGGTGGTATTTCGTCTCAATGGTGTTCGTGATCATTCTGTTCTTTGTCTTCATCCTGGGAGTCATAGCCTTCCTGTATTACCGGCTGGGCAATCATACCAGGGAGCACGGCAATCCGTTTCCGCCCGTTCTGACGATGATGCTGTTCAGCCTGGTCGTCGGGACCACGATCACTATCATGGTAGGCAAGAAGATCCTGGCCCCGATTACAGACTTCAGCAAGGCAGCCAAAGAGATTGCAGACGGCAACTTCAATATCTATCTGAATGAGTCCCACCGGATCAATGAGATCAGTGAGGTGGCACATCATTTCAACCTTATGGTTCAGGAGCTTCGCAGCATCGAGACCCTCCGCAATGACTTCGTCGTGAATGTGTCTCACGAATTCAAGACGCCCATTGCAGCGATTGAAGGGTACGCCATGCTGCTGCAGGAGGAGAATCTGAGCAAGGCGGAGCATGACGAGTACACCGGAATGATTATTGAGAGCTCACGGCAGCTGTCCAATCTGTCCGGTAACATTCTCAAGATATCCAAGCTGGAGAACCAGGAGATGCTCTCAGAGCTGGCCGAATACCCGCTGGACGAGCAGCTCCGCCAGGCCCTGCTGCTGCTGGAATCCCTCTGGTCCGCCAAGCAGCTGAATCTGGATATTGAGCTGGATGAGCAGCGGTATTATGGCAACGAGGAGCTGATGATGCAGGTGTGGCTCAATGTACTGGGCAATGCGATCAAGTTCACGCCGGAGGGCGGAACGATCTCAGTCACGCTCCATTCAGACGGAGAATGGATCTCGGTGGTCATCGCGGACACCGGCATCGGCATGACCCCGAAGGTGCGCAAGCACATCTTCGAGAAGTTCTACCAGGGCGACCCCGCCCGCGCGGCCGGCGGCAACGGCCTCGGCTTGCCGCTAGCCGCGCGCATCATCAGTCTGAGCAAAGGCACCATTGAGGTGCGCAGCGAGCCCGGCCAGGGCTCGGCGTTCACGATCAAGCTGCCGGGGGGCGGGGCTTGA
- a CDS encoding response regulator transcription factor: protein MFTILVVEDDAKLRQLFCTVLTRHGYRAVPAMNGEDALEMLDKEYIDLMICDIMMPVMDGFELTRMLRDNNSQLPVLMVTARETFADKQQGFLVGIDDYMVKPVNVNEMILRVGALLRRAKIISERKIEWSETVLDYDTLTVIQGPESIVLPQKEFYLLYKMISYPNKIFTKQQLMDEIWGMDSESDEHTVVVHINRLRERFRDNPDFEIVTVRGLGYKAVKQG from the coding sequence ATGTTTACTATTCTTGTAGTAGAGGATGACGCCAAGCTGCGGCAGCTCTTCTGTACTGTACTGACCAGACACGGCTACCGAGCGGTTCCGGCTATGAATGGCGAGGATGCGCTGGAGATGTTGGATAAGGAATATATCGATCTGATGATCTGCGATATTATGATGCCTGTGATGGACGGCTTCGAGCTGACACGGATGCTTCGGGACAACAACAGTCAGCTTCCGGTCCTGATGGTGACGGCGCGGGAGACTTTTGCCGATAAGCAGCAGGGCTTCCTCGTTGGCATCGATGATTATATGGTCAAGCCGGTCAATGTGAATGAGATGATCCTGCGTGTCGGAGCGCTGCTGCGCCGGGCTAAAATCATCAGTGAACGCAAGATCGAATGGAGCGAAACCGTGCTGGATTATGATACGCTAACTGTGATTCAGGGACCGGAGAGCATCGTGCTGCCGCAGAAGGAATTCTATCTCCTCTATAAAATGATCTCTTATCCGAATAAAATTTTCACCAAGCAGCAGCTCATGGATGAAATCTGGGGGATGGACTCCGAGTCGGATGAGCATACGGTGGTGGTTCACATTAACCGGCTGCGTGAGCGTTTCAGGGACAATCCGGATTTTGAAATCGTCACGGTCAGAGGGCTTGGCTATAAGGCGGTGAAGCAGGGATGA
- a CDS encoding response regulator transcription factor, translating to MWKIAIIDDERQVLQGMKRAIPWEELGAEWAGEALNGEDGLAMIRATSPDIVITDIYMPVMSGLEMMEQLRNEGFKGKIIILSGYSDFEHARQALRLQVSDYVSKPISLPTLRTILHKVIAELLREQEKVIRQGELELKMMLYEPFVEKEWVRSAAVGTLEPSYRNNTHLPPSYHYWLDGRHATIGIELIRDDRASSFSVSDWNLLRFAVSNIACEVTRKHYANMEYTELNSYRALLIIHPEAECTQQLEELGTRLIDSIHSYLRLVVRIGIGGLKDTWTKIPESTEEAFRAMDHGALRISPAYEVYCYRESHSSGQDRGVLFPVKFSYKLAAAMKASQEAEAQQLVYGYIAELQAQQGVSASYVQMLGSELWGIITYSLYESGFVLDDLFTNDQIAQEIGNLAVPDQLASWLSAKITAICASRQWKGSSKHRQVVDFMTNYIHEHYAEELTLADLSDKVFISRNHLSIIFKNITGETFNNYLTRVRIEKARELLMERNMLVYEVAERVGYKNIPYFSTLFKKITGMNPTELIK from the coding sequence ATGTGGAAGATCGCTATTATTGACGATGAGCGCCAGGTACTTCAGGGGATGAAACGGGCGATTCCATGGGAGGAGCTGGGTGCGGAATGGGCCGGTGAGGCGCTGAACGGGGAGGACGGTCTGGCGATGATCCGGGCAACCAGCCCGGACATTGTAATCACGGATATCTATATGCCGGTAATGAGCGGCCTGGAGATGATGGAGCAATTAAGGAACGAGGGCTTCAAGGGCAAAATCATTATTCTAAGCGGTTATTCAGACTTCGAGCATGCCAGACAAGCCCTCCGGCTTCAGGTCAGTGACTATGTCTCCAAGCCGATCAGTCTGCCTACGCTTAGAACGATCCTTCATAAGGTGATTGCAGAGCTGCTCAGAGAGCAGGAGAAGGTGATCAGACAAGGCGAGCTGGAGCTGAAAATGATGCTGTACGAGCCTTTTGTCGAGAAGGAATGGGTCCGGTCCGCCGCGGTCGGTACCCTGGAGCCTTCTTACCGGAACAATACCCATCTTCCGCCATCGTATCATTATTGGCTGGATGGCAGACATGCGACCATCGGGATCGAGCTGATCCGCGATGACCGGGCCAGCTCCTTCTCGGTCTCGGACTGGAATCTGCTGCGCTTCGCGGTCAGCAATATTGCTTGTGAGGTCACGCGCAAGCACTACGCCAATATGGAATACACCGAGCTGAACAGCTACCGGGCCTTGCTGATTATCCACCCTGAGGCAGAATGCACACAGCAGCTGGAGGAGCTGGGGACGCGGCTGATTGACAGCATCCATTCGTATCTCAGGCTGGTAGTCCGCATAGGTATAGGGGGGCTGAAGGATACGTGGACAAAGATTCCTGAATCGACGGAGGAGGCGTTCCGCGCCATGGATCACGGAGCCTTACGGATTAGTCCGGCCTATGAGGTGTACTGCTACCGTGAGAGCCACAGCAGCGGGCAGGACCGTGGGGTGCTCTTCCCGGTGAAGTTCTCCTACAAGCTGGCCGCCGCGATGAAGGCTTCACAGGAGGCGGAGGCGCAGCAGCTTGTATACGGATACATTGCCGAGCTGCAAGCGCAGCAAGGGGTCTCCGCCAGCTACGTGCAGATGCTCGGCAGCGAGCTATGGGGCATTATCACCTACTCCCTGTATGAGTCGGGCTTCGTGCTCGATGATCTGTTCACTAATGACCAGATTGCCCAGGAGATCGGCAACCTGGCCGTACCCGACCAGCTGGCAAGCTGGTTGTCCGCCAAAATCACAGCGATCTGTGCCAGCCGCCAATGGAAGGGCAGCAGTAAGCACCGGCAGGTCGTGGATTTCATGACCAACTATATTCATGAGCATTACGCCGAGGAGCTTACGCTGGCTGATCTGTCGGATAAGGTGTTCATCTCCCGGAATCATTTGTCGATTATTTTCAAGAACATTACCGGGGAGACCTTCAACAATTACCTGACCCGGGTACGAATTGAGAAGGCCAGGGAACTATTAATGGAGCGCAATATGCTGGTCTATGAAGTGGCGGAGCGGGTTGGCTACAAGAACATCCCTTATTTCAGCACGCTATTCAAGAAGATCACCGGGATGAATCCCACGGAGCTGATCAAATGA
- a CDS encoding sugar ABC transporter permease, whose translation MNRSTTTLAEASPAPKKSSYFKSRWNAPLAGYLFISPWLIGFLVLTAYPLFLSLYYSFTDYTLMQPMKWIGSRNYERIFTADPKFIQSAKVTVMYVLASVPLKLIAALLVAMVLSRAVRGISVYRTAIYFPSLIGGSIGVSLLWRNIFGVDGIFNKLIAVFGIEGKSWITNPDTALGTLILLTVWQFGSTMVIFLAGLKQIPNDLYEASSVDGANKFIQFFRITLPMLSPILYFNLIMAVINAFQMFTSAFVITNGGPMNATYVYAMYLYERAFSRYELGYASALAWIMLVAIVAATLLISYTSKYWVFYETDTGGKKRK comes from the coding sequence ATGAACCGCTCCACAACCACTTTAGCCGAAGCCTCGCCAGCGCCGAAAAAAAGCTCCTATTTCAAAAGCCGGTGGAACGCTCCGCTTGCAGGCTATTTGTTTATTTCGCCCTGGCTGATCGGGTTCCTGGTACTGACGGCGTATCCGTTGTTCTTATCGCTGTACTATTCGTTTACCGACTACACCCTGATGCAGCCGATGAAATGGATCGGGTCCCGCAATTACGAACGGATTTTCACCGCAGACCCCAAATTCATTCAATCCGCCAAAGTCACGGTCATGTACGTGCTGGCCTCTGTGCCCCTTAAGCTGATTGCAGCCTTGCTGGTGGCCATGGTACTCAGCAGAGCGGTCAGAGGGATCAGCGTCTACCGCACAGCGATCTATTTCCCTTCTCTTATCGGAGGGAGTATCGGGGTATCGCTGCTCTGGCGCAACATCTTCGGGGTAGACGGGATTTTTAACAAGCTGATTGCAGTCTTCGGCATCGAAGGGAAAAGCTGGATCACCAACCCGGACACCGCGCTTGGCACACTGATTCTGCTGACGGTCTGGCAATTCGGCTCCACCATGGTTATCTTCCTGGCAGGGCTGAAGCAGATTCCCAATGACTTGTATGAAGCTTCCTCGGTAGACGGGGCGAACAAGTTCATTCAATTCTTCCGCATTACACTGCCTATGCTGTCGCCGATTCTCTACTTCAACCTGATCATGGCCGTGATCAACGCCTTCCAGATGTTCACCTCGGCCTTCGTGATTACGAATGGCGGACCGATGAACGCTACATACGTGTACGCTATGTATTTGTATGAACGAGCCTTCAGCCGGTACGAGCTGGGCTACGCTTCTGCACTCGCCTGGATTATGCTGGTCGCCATTGTTGCCGCAACACTGCTGATCTCCTACACCTCGAAATATTGGGTATTCTATGAGACTGACACTGGAGGGAAAAAACGCAAATGA
- a CDS encoding carbohydrate ABC transporter permease has product MTTLNWKPALRHVFMILFSFLMVYPIVWWIGASLKDSTELSSPGIFPSVPQWENFTKGWNSVPGHTFTDFYLNTFWLEIMVLIATLLSCTLVAFGFARLDFPLKKFWFSILMLTLMMPGQVLIIPQYALFHQLGWVNTYLPFVVPHLLAGGAGGSFFVFLLIQFIRGVPKELDESAKIDGCSWFGIFWRVVMPLAFPAVVTVTIFCFLWNWDDFLGHLLYINTVDKYTVGLALRMINDSQSAAEWGQLLAMSLVSIVPATLVFTFLQKYFVDGIATTGIKG; this is encoded by the coding sequence ATGACAACTTTGAATTGGAAGCCTGCACTCCGGCATGTGTTCATGATTCTCTTCAGCTTCCTCATGGTCTATCCGATTGTCTGGTGGATCGGAGCCTCGCTGAAGGACAGCACCGAGCTGAGTTCACCGGGAATCTTCCCGTCCGTTCCGCAGTGGGAGAACTTCACCAAAGGCTGGAACTCGGTGCCCGGACATACGTTCACTGATTTCTACCTCAACACCTTCTGGCTGGAAATTATGGTGCTGATCGCAACGCTGTTATCCTGTACGCTGGTTGCCTTCGGGTTCGCCCGATTGGATTTTCCGCTGAAGAAATTCTGGTTCTCGATTCTGATGCTGACGCTGATGATGCCGGGCCAGGTGCTGATCATTCCCCAGTACGCCTTGTTCCATCAGCTGGGCTGGGTGAACACGTATTTGCCGTTTGTCGTTCCCCATCTGCTGGCGGGCGGGGCCGGCGGGAGCTTCTTCGTCTTCCTGCTGATCCAGTTCATCCGCGGTGTGCCCAAGGAGCTGGACGAATCGGCCAAAATCGACGGCTGCTCCTGGTTCGGGATTTTCTGGAGAGTGGTCATGCCGCTGGCCTTCCCGGCGGTCGTTACGGTGACGATCTTCTGCTTCCTGTGGAACTGGGATGACTTCCTGGGACATCTCCTGTACATCAACACGGTAGACAAATACACGGTGGGCCTTGCGCTGCGTATGATTAATGACTCCCAGTCTGCAGCCGAGTGGGGCCAGCTTCTGGCCATGTCGCTTGTCTCCATTGTTCCGGCAACGCTTGTGTTCACCTTCCTGCAAAAGTATTTCGTGGACGGGATTGCGACAACAGGCATAAAGGGATAA